TCACCACCCTGGTCGAGCCCACCGGCGACGACGCCTTCGTGCTGCACCCCGGCGAGTTCGTGCTCGGGTCGACGCTGGAGGTCGTCCGGATCCCCGACGACCTCGCCGCCCGGCTGGAGGGCAAGTCCTCCCTGGGCCGGCTCGGGCTGCTCACCCACTCGACGGCGGGGTTCGTCGACCCTGGGTTCACCGGGCACATCACGCTGGAGCTGTCCAACGTGGCGAACCTGCCGATCACGCTGTGGCCGGGGATGAAGATCGGTCAGCTGTGCCTGTTCCAACTGAGCTCGGCCGCCGAGCACCCCTACGGCTCGGCGGTCTACGGCTCCCGCTACCAGGACCAGCGCGGGCCGACGCCGTCCCGGTCGTTCCGCAACTTCAGCCGGGCCGAGACCCGCCGTCCGGAGCAGGCCTGAGCAGTGCCGCGGGTGGCAGGTGTCCGGCCACCCGGTGAACGGTGGCGCGTGGCCGGATGACGGACCGCCTTCCGGGGTAGGCCTGCCCCATGGACCCCCGGGACACCGCTGTTCTCCTCCCTCAGCCGTCGGGCAACCACGTCGTGGACGGCTTCTTCGACTGCGCCGAGGAATCGGCGCACTACGCGTTCTCGGTCCAGCTCCTGCTGACCCAGCACGCGACGCTGGTGCCCTGGCAGACCGAGGGGGTCGCCGAGCTCGGCAGCGGTGACGCGCGGGCCATCGCCCACGTCGTGCGGGCGGTGCCCGGGTTGCGGGTGCACGGCACCGACATCAGCGCCACGTCGGTCGAGCGGGCCGAGCAGACGATCAGCGGCCTCGGCGTGGCCGACCGCTACACCGTCGAGCACGGCGACTTCTTCGCCTGGGCCGACTCCCCGAGCGGGCGGGACGTCTCCACGGTCATCGCCAACCCGCCCTACATCCCGGCGCCGGACGCCGACATCCTGATGCCCGAGCTGTGGGGCGGCTGGTACGGCAACGACATGGTCCTGCGGCTGCTCAAGGCCGGGTTCGACCACCTGCTGGTCGCGCTGCCCAGCTACTCCGACCCCGCCGCCACCCTGTCCGCGGCGCACGACCTCGGGTACCGGGTGGCCAACTTCCTGGCGATGGGGCTGGAGTTCGGGGCCTACAGCGGGGAGCCGAAGGTCCGCGAGCACATCGCGTCGCTCACCGCGGAGGGGCACGGCTGGGCGGGCGGGGACTCCTACGTCGTCGCCGTCGCGCTGCTCACCCGGTCACCGGAGCTGCGCCGGGACCGGGCCACGGAGCTGCTGCGGGCGCTGCAACTGCCGGTCTGAGCGTCAGCGCTCGGCGCGCGGGAGGAGGACCGGCGGCTCCGCGCCGGCGACCTCGGTCTCCGGGAAGCCCTCCGGGTCTCCGCCCCGGCCGCCGAGGCCGGGCACCTCGTCGTCGACGTACCTCGGCCGGCAGATGCTCCAGCCGGTGGCCAGCAGCAGCCCGACCCCGGCGTAGACCAGCACGAACATGCCGGTGTACCCACCGGTGAGGCCGCGCAGCAGGCCGACCAGCAGCGGGCCCACCCCGGCCAGGGCGTAGCCCCAGCCCTGGGCGACGGTGGACAGGGCGCTCACCGACTCCGGGGTGCGTCCGCGCAGCCCGAACAGCGCCAGGATCATCGCGAAGGTGCCCATGCCCAGGCCGAGCAGGCAGACCCACAGCCAGGTCAGCGTGAGCGGGGCCAGCAGCAGGCCGGTCCAGCCGGCCAGGTAGCAGGCGATGAAGGCCAGCAGCATCGGCCGCTGGAGGTGCTGGCGGACCGCGCCCAGCGGGACGACGGCGTTCAGCGGGATCACGATCAGCGCGTTCAGCCCGACCAGGAAGCCGGCCGCATGCGCCGACATCCCCTGGTCGCGCAGGTACTGCGCCGTCCAGCCGACGATGACGTAGGCCTGCATCGACTGCAGGCCGAAGAAGGCCGCCATGGTCCAGGCCAGCCGGCTGCGCCCCAGTGCCCGCAGCCGCACCGCGGTGTGCCCGCCCCGGGAGGTGCCCGGCCGGACCGGCACGGCGAGCCAGGGCAGCGCCGCGACCAGCGCGAAGACCGCCCAGATGCCGAGGGCCCAGCGCCAGCCGTCGGCGCCGGCCGCCTCGGCGATCGGTGCGGTGGAGACGCTGGCGACAGCCCCGCCGATCGCCAGCGCGGTGCTGTAGGCGCCCACCAGCAGGCCGGTGCGGTCCGGGAACCACCGCTTCACCAGCCCGGGCAGCAGCACGTTGCCCAGCGCCCCGCCGACCATCGTGGCCACGGTGCCCAGCAGGAAGACCCACACGTTCGGCACCGACACCCGCAGCAGCAGCCCGACCGCCATGACCAGCAGGGCCGCGGCCAGCACGTGCCCGTCGCGGAACCGCGCGGCCAGCGGTGGGCCGGCGAAGCCGATCAGGGCGAAGCAGATCAGCGGCATGCTGGTGATCAGTCCGGCGAGACCGGAGGAGATGCCGAGACCGCGTTCGATCTCCTCCAGCACCGGGCCGACGCTGTTCACCGCGGTCCGCAGGTTGAAGCCGGTCAGCACGATCGCCGTCCCGACCAGGACCAGCCCCTGCCGGGAGGAGGTGCGCGGCGGCGGTGGGGCGGCGGCGCGGGTCACGTCCGCTCATCCTCCTCCCGGGC
The Modestobacter marinus DNA segment above includes these coding regions:
- the dcd gene encoding dCTP deaminase, which produces MLLSDRDIRAALATGRLGIEPYEPAMVQPSSIDVRLDRFFRVFNNARYTHIDPAEQQDDLTTLVEPTGDDAFVLHPGEFVLGSTLEVVRIPDDLAARLEGKSSLGRLGLLTHSTAGFVDPGFTGHITLELSNVANLPITLWPGMKIGQLCLFQLSSAAEHPYGSAVYGSRYQDQRGPTPSRSFRNFSRAETRRPEQA
- a CDS encoding CynX/NimT family MFS transporter, producing the protein MTRAAAPPPPRTSSRQGLVLVGTAIVLTGFNLRTAVNSVGPVLEEIERGLGISSGLAGLITSMPLICFALIGFAGPPLAARFRDGHVLAAALLVMAVGLLLRVSVPNVWVFLLGTVATMVGGALGNVLLPGLVKRWFPDRTGLLVGAYSTALAIGGAVASVSTAPIAEAAGADGWRWALGIWAVFALVAALPWLAVPVRPGTSRGGHTAVRLRALGRSRLAWTMAAFFGLQSMQAYVIVGWTAQYLRDQGMSAHAAGFLVGLNALIVIPLNAVVPLGAVRQHLQRPMLLAFIACYLAGWTGLLLAPLTLTWLWVCLLGLGMGTFAMILALFGLRGRTPESVSALSTVAQGWGYALAGVGPLLVGLLRGLTGGYTGMFVLVYAGVGLLLATGWSICRPRYVDDEVPGLGGRGGDPEGFPETEVAGAEPPVLLPRAER
- a CDS encoding methyltransferase domain-containing protein — its product is MDPRDTAVLLPQPSGNHVVDGFFDCAEESAHYAFSVQLLLTQHATLVPWQTEGVAELGSGDARAIAHVVRAVPGLRVHGTDISATSVERAEQTISGLGVADRYTVEHGDFFAWADSPSGRDVSTVIANPPYIPAPDADILMPELWGGWYGNDMVLRLLKAGFDHLLVALPSYSDPAATLSAAHDLGYRVANFLAMGLEFGAYSGEPKVREHIASLTAEGHGWAGGDSYVVAVALLTRSPELRRDRATELLRALQLPV